AAGTGATTGAATTCATCACCAGGGAATGTGATAAAGCTGTGCCATTGCTGGAATGGAAAGTAGCCCCGGATAAACTGGGCCGTGTTACCAAAGCGGCAGCGCTGGCATTGAAATCGCAGGCCTTATTGTATATGGCCAGTCCGCTTTGGAATGGTAACCCTGATTACACCGGCATCAAAGATAAAGAGGGGGTGCAGCTCTTTCCTGCTTTCGACAAAGAGCGCTGGAGAAGAGCGGCGGTTGCAGCAAAGGAATGCATAGATGGGGTAGAAGCAAATGGATACAGGTTATACCGTGCCGCGAATAACGATCCTGTGAGGAATTACCAGGAAGTGTTCATTGAACGGAATAACGCTGAGGTATTATTTGCCCGCAATGCAGGAGAACATTCGCATTTTGAACGTTGCAGCAATCCTATCAGTTATGGCGGTTTCTCTATTTTCTGCCCTACGCAGGAATTAGTGGATGATTATGAAATGGCCAACGGGCAGCGGCCTATCAATGGTTATAATGCAGACGGCTCACCGGTGATCAATGCAGGTTCCGGTTATGTGGAGGCAGGATATGTTGCGGCAAAACATCCGCTGGATTATTACCCTGCCGGTGTGAGCAATATGTACGTGGGCAGGGAGCCCCGCTTTTATGCCAGCATCAATTTCAACGGTTCCATCTGGAAAGGCCGGGGTATACAGTTCTGGTTTGAAGGATTGGATGGCAGGAAGCGGGCTGGTTCTGATTACTGCATTTCCGGTTACCTGATGAAGAAAATGGTGAACCCTACTTCAGATATCTTCCAGAACAGGTTTTCTTTGAATACCTTCATCTACTACAGGCTGGGAGCGGAATACCTGAACTATGCGGAAGCATTGAACGAGATGGATGGTGCTGTGCCGGATGTATATAAGTACGTGAACCTGATCAGGGAACGATCCGGTTTGCCTCCTTTACCAGCAGGTTTAAGTCAGGATGAAATGAGGGCCCGCATATGGCATGAGCGGAGGATAGAGCTGGCCTTTGAAACACATCGGTACTTTGATACACGGCGCTGGAAGATTGCAGCGGGTATTGACAGCAAAGAAATTCATGGGATGAACATTGGTGCAGGCACCAGTTTGTCCGACAACAATTTTTATAAACGTACGGTGATAGAGAAACGGGTGTTCATTGCACCGAAGCACTATTTATGGCCCTTGCAACAAGAGGAGATCAATAAGAATCGTAACCTGGTACAAAATCCCGGATGGTGAAAAAAGTAATTATTTTATTGTTGCTGAGTGCTGGCTTTTTCACAGCACAGGCACAAAGTATGAACGTATGGCTGGAAACTTCTTTGAAAAGGATCTTTCCGCAATCTCCTGCGGGTACCGATTCTGTATTGGAGTTATCCGCAGCCAGGGGCAGCCGCATTTCCTTTCAGGCAGCTTTTCACAGCGATCTGAAAGACCAGGTGCATATTGAATGCAGTATGGAGAATGCGGCGGAATTAAAACCCCGGATACGTTATGTGGGGCTGGTGCCCATGCATCATTTTACAACGGACGTAAGGAAAGAAGAAATGGACGGAATCGGCTTCCTCCCGGGACTGGTGCCGGAACCATTATACCCGCTTACAAAGGTGGAAGCAAATCCTTATGCAAGCCGTTCTTTCTGGGTAACGCTGAACATTCCCGCTAACATTACACCCGGCATGCACACTTACAATGTGAAGCTGAAGTGGAATAAAGGGGAGCGGGTATTAAAACTGAAAGTGAATGTGAGCAAACTGGTGTTGCAGCCCCGCCGTAATTTCCCTGTTACACATTGGTGGCGGGGAGAAGCTACGAGCATTTATTACAAAACTAAAATGTTCGATGAACAATGGTGGAAACACACGGAAGCACAAATGCGGAACCTGATGGAGCATGGAACGGATGTGGCTTTTGTGCAGAACTTCTTTGAGTTTAAAACCTTGTTTAAACAACCCTGCCAGATGTTGCTCGTTGATGAGCCAAGCCCGGGGAAGTATACATTCGACTGGTCTGTGATCAAACGGTTCACGGATATGTGTAAGCAAATGGGCTACCGGAAATTCGAATGGGCACATCTGTGGATGTACTGGGGGGTAACAACGGCCATGCGGGTGTATACGGTGAAAGATGGAAAGTATGTGTTACTGTGGGATGCGGACCTTCCGGCTTTCTCAGACAAGTACATCAGCTTCCTGAAACAATTCCTGCCCGCCTTTCACGCCTTCCTGCAAAAGGAAAATATACTGGAAGATTCTTATTTTCATTTATCGGATGAACCCTGGTCTGAACATGTGCCTAATTACAAACGTGCACGGCAGGTGCTGAAAGATCTGGCGCCCTGGATGAAAGTAATGGACGCCTTAAGCGATATCCGTTATGGAAAAGAACACCTGACAGATATACCGGTGCCCATTATCAGCTCGGCAGCGGCATACCTGAAAGAAAAGATCCCACACTGGGTGTATTTCTGTACCGGTCCAAGGGATAAATGGCTGAACCGTTTCTTTGATACACCGCTTCCGAAGATCCGGATGTCCGGCTGGTTGTTTTACCATCTGAAGGCAGAGGGCTTTTTGCATTGGGGGTATAATTACTGGCATAAACTGGATTCAGAGGAAGCATCAGACCCTTATACGAATGGTTCTGCACACGCTTATCCGGGTATACCGGATGGCGATCCCTTTGTGGTGTATCCGGGTCCTGAGGGGCCTTATGATTCCATCCGCTGGGAGGTGTTTGCAGAGTCGCTGCAGGACTATGCTATCCTGCAATCTGCGGGTATTGATCCGGACGATAAGTTGTTCACTCCTTTACTTTCTTATGAAGATTTTCCTAAAACATCAGCATGGATAACAGCGGCATTAAAGCAGGTTTTATTTTAATACTCCTGTTTGCTTTTACGGCAGGCAGGGCGCAATGGATCAGGCGGGACAGTACTGTATGGGGTGTTCGCAATGGTATAGTGGTGGGCCTCTGGCCAGGTGCCATTGAAAGTCTGAAGGAAGGGGCTAACGGAGGCCCGCGGGGATTGTTACGTATCGGATATCACTTTGGTGGCGTAACCTATCATATCAATTACATCGCCGTAGAACCGGTGGTGAATGGGAAGATAGAATTCAGCGAGATCTCACCTTCAGCATCGGATGGCAAATGGGGGAAGCAGATGTGGATAGGGGATACTGTGATGACGGAAAATACATTGAACCTGTATGTTCACATGGAGAAATTCGCCAACGGCGCACATCCTTACCTCAGGTTAAGTATACATAAAGACAGGCCGGAGGAATTATGCATAGAAGTATTCCATCATCCCGGCAGCGCTCCTATGGAGCGTTGCGGGATCACGGCTACGATGGGGAATTATTCCCGCCTGCGGAAATTGTATTTAAAAGATACGGTGATCAACTCCCGGGAGCTGTATGCCGGTTACGATGGCATTGATTTCATTGAGAAAGAGACGTATCCTGTAGATAAGATTGTTTTAGCAACACCGGATGAATCTTTTGCGCAACTGGCCGCATGGCCGCAGGAG
This DNA window, taken from Chitinophaga niabensis, encodes the following:
- a CDS encoding RagB/SusD family nutrient uptake outer membrane protein, whose product is MNKFLVLVTILLFSASCTKDYLKKAPDEDLDIKKVFSERKYAESFLSSAYNNVPVMLGAADWDQRNPFTGASDEMEITFLGAYSHLLNSGAWSANDYFPDVWGFMYEGIRKTNLFLDNVAQVPMDETERNRWIGEATFLRAFFHFMLARIYGAIPIGDHAYTLSEDYSKIRRQPIEKVIEFITRECDKAVPLLEWKVAPDKLGRVTKAAALALKSQALLYMASPLWNGNPDYTGIKDKEGVQLFPAFDKERWRRAAVAAKECIDGVEANGYRLYRAANNDPVRNYQEVFIERNNAEVLFARNAGEHSHFERCSNPISYGGFSIFCPTQELVDDYEMANGQRPINGYNADGSPVINAGSGYVEAGYVAAKHPLDYYPAGVSNMYVGREPRFYASINFNGSIWKGRGIQFWFEGLDGRKRAGSDYCISGYLMKKMVNPTSDIFQNRFSLNTFIYYRLGAEYLNYAEALNEMDGAVPDVYKYVNLIRERSGLPPLPAGLSQDEMRARIWHERRIELAFETHRYFDTRRWKIAAGIDSKEIHGMNIGAGTSLSDNNFYKRTVIEKRVFIAPKHYLWPLQQEEINKNRNLVQNPGW
- a CDS encoding DUF4091 domain-containing protein; this encodes MKKVIILLLLSAGFFTAQAQSMNVWLETSLKRIFPQSPAGTDSVLELSAARGSRISFQAAFHSDLKDQVHIECSMENAAELKPRIRYVGLVPMHHFTTDVRKEEMDGIGFLPGLVPEPLYPLTKVEANPYASRSFWVTLNIPANITPGMHTYNVKLKWNKGERVLKLKVNVSKLVLQPRRNFPVTHWWRGEATSIYYKTKMFDEQWWKHTEAQMRNLMEHGTDVAFVQNFFEFKTLFKQPCQMLLVDEPSPGKYTFDWSVIKRFTDMCKQMGYRKFEWAHLWMYWGVTTAMRVYTVKDGKYVLLWDADLPAFSDKYISFLKQFLPAFHAFLQKENILEDSYFHLSDEPWSEHVPNYKRARQVLKDLAPWMKVMDALSDIRYGKEHLTDIPVPIISSAAAYLKEKIPHWVYFCTGPRDKWLNRFFDTPLPKIRMSGWLFYHLKAEGFLHWGYNYWHKLDSEEASDPYTNGSAHAYPGIPDGDPFVVYPGPEGPYDSIRWEVFAESLQDYAILQSAGIDPDDKLFTPLLSYEDFPKTSAWITAALKQVLF